The Nitrospira sp. sequence AGCCCCTCATTTCATCAATCGGTCCGTCGGATGCCCCCTCAAAAGACCGTGCCTCCTCCGTAGGATAGTCAGGCTGACCCTCCGGTAATACGGTGGTACCCACCACAGAACCGCAAAAAACTTCGGCCCCCAGGAACATTCATAAATGAGGCTGGTCGACACATTTTTCGACACACCGGTTGCAGCAGGTGTTTCCGCTCTAGTCCTCCTGATTATTGGTCTTCTCCTCAAAGAGAACCGGGGGCGTCGCTGGGTCCTGGGCCTGAGCCTCCTGTTATACGTCCGTTATATGGTCTGGCGGGCGCTCTACACGTTACCGACTGATGATGTAAATAGTATCACCGTGGGTTGGATTGTGTTCCTGGCGGAACTGTATGGGCTCTGCCAATTTTGTTTCTTCACCTATCAGTCCTGGTCACCGACGGACCGTTCCCCGGCGCCGATTACAACGTATCCCACGGTGGACATTCTGGTCACCGTTGTAAATGAACCCCTGTCGCTCCTACGGCAAACCGTGATGGGATGCCTATCGCAAGAATACCCCAAGGATCGGTTCAAGGTGTACGTGCTCGATGACGGCCATCGTCTGGCAGCCAAGCAGTTGGCGACCGCACTGGGCTGTGGATACATCAGGCGCCCGGATTATCCCCGCCACGCCAAGGCCGGCAACCTCAACCATGCGCTTCACTTGACTGACGGCGACCTCGTCGCCGTGTTCGATGTCGACCATATCCCTGCCCGTACGTTCCTCAAAGAGACCATTGGATTCTTCGATGATCCCAAAGTGGCCATCGTTCAGACTCCTCACCACTTCTACAATCCCGACATTTTTCAACGAAACCTGCGTATCGGAGATCTCGTCAAGAACGAGCAAGCACTGTTCTTCCGCTCGTTGCAAGCGGGCCGTGATGCGCACAACAGCGCCTTCTTCGCAGGCAGCGGTGGCCTGTTCCGCCGGCAACCGCTGGAGGAGATCGGCGGTTTTCAGACCCAGACCATCACCGAAGACATCCACACCAGCATGAACCTGCATGCACAAGGATATACGTCCTGCTACCTCAATCGCGTCCTGTCCGCTGGTCTGATGCCGGAGACGTTCGAAGGATACCTGAAGCAGCGGAAGCGTTGGGCCATCGGCTGCATCCAAATGCTTCTGCGCGACAACCCGCTGACAAAGCGCGGCCTCACGCTGTCACAGCGACTGGATTACTTCGGATCGATCTTTTATTTCTTCTTCGGTCTTCCACGCATCATTTGCCTGATCGCCCCACTGTCGAGTCTTTTGTTCCATACGCCGCCGATTCAG is a genomic window containing:
- a CDS encoding glycosyltransferase, encoding MRLVDTFFDTPVAAGVSALVLLIIGLLLKENRGRRWVLGLSLLLYVRYMVWRALYTLPTDDVNSITVGWIVFLAELYGLCQFCFFTYQSWSPTDRSPAPITTYPTVDILVTVVNEPLSLLRQTVMGCLSQEYPKDRFKVYVLDDGHRLAAKQLATALGCGYIRRPDYPRHAKAGNLNHALHLTDGDLVAVFDVDHIPARTFLKETIGFFDDPKVAIVQTPHHFYNPDIFQRNLRIGDLVKNEQALFFRSLQAGRDAHNSAFFAGSGGLFRRQPLEEIGGFQTQTITEDIHTSMNLHAQGYTSCYLNRVLSAGLMPETFEGYLKQRKRWAIGCIQMLLRDNPLTKRGLTLSQRLDYFGSIFYFFFGLPRIICLIAPLSSLLFHTPPIQANVMLLGLHFFSFYIAAALAMRPVSSGSRNPFWSDIYEIAMCFALSAVALSALVAPHKERPFEVTPKGQRIEKNTSAELMLAWPHLLTFGLLIAGVMVGIRDLRHGTGDPGLPVSLLWGCVNLALLTIAMFVANEQTQGRRAFRLNRDFVSEVFVDDAPVSARILNINEHGAALSLEHPLFTALESVSLLLTSSQGAIVRLTGRLIRQERLPSGDMVAALQFIGLDRTTRHTLVDKIFGDPAAWAESYRFQPGIASSLRSLLVAVTAPWRSYSWERRRIPRILHETSCRLSSSTSLRTGRLKDMSYTGVSVLFSSAPKGSLVESLLELPRVALTVSPVSITRRFRKTYVRFRVERIERGEQQWRELHDQQWREL